In Halapricum desulfuricans, a single window of DNA contains:
- a CDS encoding metallophosphoesterase, with protein sequence MEIGIVSDTHDNGSIVEQAVDTFNREGVDAVIHCGDIVAPFSASAFESDFEFYAVRGNNDGEWGLENAVEGFGTYFREFGELTLDGAEFAVYHGTSEPIVDALLESDNYDYVCRGHTHERVHERRGETVHLNPGGIPIPDAPGAPAAVVLDTETGDVEFHDLE encoded by the coding sequence CCACGACAACGGGAGCATCGTCGAGCAGGCGGTCGATACGTTCAACCGGGAGGGCGTCGACGCGGTGATCCACTGCGGCGACATCGTCGCCCCGTTCTCGGCGTCGGCCTTCGAGTCGGACTTCGAGTTCTACGCCGTGCGAGGGAACAACGACGGCGAGTGGGGGCTCGAGAACGCTGTCGAAGGGTTCGGCACCTACTTTCGAGAGTTCGGAGAACTGACACTTGATGGGGCGGAGTTCGCCGTCTATCACGGCACGAGCGAGCCGATCGTCGACGCCTTGCTCGAGAGCGACAACTACGACTACGTCTGCCGGGGTCACACCCACGAACGGGTCCACGAACGACGCGGAGAGACGGTCCATCTCAATCCCGGCGGGATCCCGATCCCCGACGCGCCCGGAGCGCCGGCGGCGGTCGTCCTCGACACCGAGACCGGTGACGTCGAGTTCCACGACCTCGAGTGA